The Vespula vulgaris chromosome 2, iyVesVulg1.1, whole genome shotgun sequence genome has a segment encoding these proteins:
- the LOC127061869 gene encoding serine/threonine-protein kinase TBK1, which yields MSFLRGSANYVWCTTSVLGKGATGAVFQGVNKNNGEPVAVKTFNQLSHMRPHDVQMREFEVLKKVKHENIVKLLAIEEEQDGRGKVIVMELCTGGSLFNILDDPENTYGLAENEFLLVLEHLSAGMKHLRDNNLVHRDLKPGNIMKFIADDGSTIYKLTDFGAARELQEDQQFVSLYGTEEYLHPDMYERAVLRKPVGKTFGATVDLWSIGVTLYHVATGNLPFRPFGGRRNKETMFYITTKKASGVISGMQTSENGPIEWSRDLPQNCQLSDGLKKIVTPLLAGLLEVDPQRIWSFDRFFTEVTDTLCRKPIHIFNVHRASLIKVFLHPEEKFVALQAYIQDQTEIPPHAQILLFGEMPLTNLVEEYTPGKGYPNMDADKPVMLFSKENNNVILPIESELPKFPVFANLVSVENDASQAKVACSVGHVCKRRIDKLSLCSKLMQNAIEAFSGLLATELTKVLGKCQHLKEFTKATEVTSIAIERSENFTRQVLKKYANQISFEPKNWKKELDLKSKELLTELVPAVAQLHQRYIQGGSLRGEWENSTRGLWCPWSAKASQRAATLVDRLRDGWQHLLRDRATRSLTYNDEQFHVLERIKVMETGRRIKLLLETECIPAMTQRSECVADWYKMAQTVFLQAQILDKDVGNYELTLESYSYRLSQESKERHDSLLHLLDELPGICKTNEKANTPAEESTKKWKKICDMQEQITVILYDNGRLIDQLDHLSTMDTLDDAEDSEYEL from the exons ATGTCCTTTCTACGAGGCTCTGCAAATTATGTTTGGTGCACAACCAGTGTATTAGGCAAAGGTGCAACTGGTGCAGTGTTTCAAGGAGTTAACAAAAACAATGGAGAGCCTGTTGCAGTAAAAACTTTTAATCAACTAAGTCATATGCGTCCACACGATGTACAGATGAGAGAATTTGAAGTATTAAAGAAAGTTAAACATGAAAATATTGTCAAACTGTTAGCCATAGAAGAAGAGCAAGATGGACGAGGAAAAGTAATTGTAATGGAACTTTGTACAGGAGGCAgcctttttaatattttagatgATCCAGAAAATACTTATGGTCTCGCTGAAAATGAGTTTCTATTAGTTTTAGAACATTTATCTGCTGGAATGAAACATTTACGCGATAATAATTTAGTACATCGTGATTTAAAGCCAG gtaatattatgaaatttattgctGACGATGGTAGTACAATTTATAAACTTACTGATTTTGGAGCTGCACGAGAATTGCAAGAAGATCAacaatttgtttctctttatgGTACTGAGGAATACTTACATCCAGATATGTATGAAAGAGCAGTTTTACGAAAACCTGTTGGCAAAACTTTTGGAGCAACAGTTGACCTTTGGTCCATAGGAGTAACTCTGTATCATGTAGCTACAGGAAATCTACCATTTAGACCATTTGGTGGGCGTAGAAATAAAGAgacaatgttttatataacaacaaaaaaagcTTCTGGAGTTATATCTGGTATGCAAACTTCAGAAAATGGTCCTATAGAATGGAGTAGAGATCTACCACAAAATTGTCAATTAAGTGATGgtttaaagaaaatagtaaCTCCTCTATTAGCTGGCTTATTGGAAGTTGATCCACAGAGAATATGGAGTTTTGATAGATTTTTCACAGAAGTTACAGATACTCTATGTAGAAAACccattcatatatttaatgtacATAGAGCTAgcttaataaaagtatttttacaccctgaagaaaaatttgtagcACTTCAGGCTTACATTCAAGATCAAACAGAAATTCCACCACATGCTCAAATACTTTTATTTGGGGAAATGCCCCTTACTAATCTTGTTGAGGAATATACACCTGGAAAAGGTTATCCAAACATGGATGCTGATAAACCTGTTATgttattttctaaagaaaacaataatgtTATTTTACCAATAGAAAGTGAATTACCTAAATTTCCAGTGTTTGCAAATCTGGTTTCTGTAGAAAATGATGCTAGTCAAGCAAAAGTAGCATGTTCAGTTGGACATGTTTGTAAACGCAGAATtgataaattatcattatgCAGTAAATTAATGCAAAATGCAATAGAAGCTTTCAGTGGACTTTTAGCTACTGAACTTACGAAAGTATTAGGCAAGTGTCAACATTTGAAAGAGTTTACGAAAGCAACAGAAGTCACTTCAATAGCCATAGAAAGAAGTGAAAACTTCACAAGACAAgtacttaaaaaatatgctAATCAAATTAGTTTTGAGCCTAAGAATTGGAAAAAGGAATTAGATTTAAAGAGTAAAGAATTATTAACTGAACTAGTACCTGCAGTTGCACAACTTCACCAAAg GTATATACAAGGAGGTAGTTTACGTGGAGAATGGGAAAACAGTACACGTGGACTATGGTGTCCATGGAGTGCAAAAGCAAGTCAGCGTGCTGCTACTTTGGTTGATCGTTTAAGGGATGGATGGCAACACTTACTAAGAGATAGAGCTACACGTAGTCTGACTTACAATGATGAACAATTTCACGTTTTAGAACGTATAAAG GTAATGGAAACAGGTCGTAGAATAAAATTACTTCTTGAAACAGAATGTATACCAGCAATGACTCAACGATCTGAATGTGTTGCTGATTGGTATAAAATGGCACAGACTGTATTTCTGCAAGCTCAAATTTTAGATAAAGATGTAGGTAATTATGAACTTACCCTGGAGTCTTACTCTTATAGGCTTTctcaagaaagcaaagaaagacaTGATAGTCTTTTACATTTGTTGGATGAACTTCCTGGGATAtgtaaaacaaatgaaaaagcaAATACACCTGCTGaagaaagtacaaaaaaatggaaaaaaatttgtgataTGCAAGAACAAATAACCGTAATTCTCTATGATAATGGACGTTTAATAGATCAACTTGATCATTTATCGACGATGGATACATTAGATGATGCAGAAGACTCTGAATATGaactttaa
- the LOC127061870 gene encoding protein VAC14 homolog, translating to MMSERDYAPLSAACVRSLNDKIYEKRKAAALEIEKMVKEFATHNNTVQIKRLLKVLGQDFATSQNPHTRKGGLIGLAAIAVGLGKDTGQYIEDLIHPIIACFSDSDLRVRYYACESLYNVVKVARGAVLPQFTDIFAALSKLACDSEQNIKTATELLDRLMKDIVTESGLFDLVGFMPQLRERIYTKNTFGRQFVIAWVSVLDAVPNMDFITFLPEILDGLFRILEDPTPEIKRTTDIVLGEFLRSIKSNPAGVDFSGMINILITHAQSTDELLQLTAITWIKEFVQLSGPVMLPYMSGILVAVLPCLAYDGDTRKNIKETATQVNANLMKLIIMENSDVSNKVLINESNINSTKEAKDSSQSCSLAESLDLSSLVEVLIKHLMYMSVQTKVAVLKWLHHLFTNIPHKMFDHIEVLFPILMRSLSDNSDDVVQQTLVVMAEIISSKSPEAITVDYRNEVQNKYFTKFIVNLLRLFSTDRHLLEERGAFIIRELCVLLSAEDIYKTLAKILLYEENLSFACTMIQTLNIILLTSSELFDLRNKLKDLDSSESCDLFQCLYESWCHNPVATVALCLLSQLYPHALNIIKSFENIEVTVEFLTEIDKLVQLIESPIFTYLRLQLLNREDNIDLIYVLYGLLMILPQSEAYATLQRRLSAIPPATKPLSLKNSKASNKQQLNFIELLYHFHAVQDKHKEHKHKQRLTSLVERNTNQVDV from the exons ATGATGTCAGAACGAGATTATGCACCATTAAGTGCAGCGTGTGTTCGTTCGTTAAATgacaaaatttatgaaaaacgaaaagcaGCTGCTTTGGAAATAGAAAA aATGGTCAAGGAATTTGCTACTCACAATAACACCGTtcaaattaaaagattattaaaagtGCTTGGTCAAGATTTTGCAACTTCGCAAAATCCGCATACAAGAAAAGGGGGTTTAATTGGTCTAGCAGCTATAGCTGTTGGTTTAGGAAAAGATACTGGGCAATATATTGAAGATTTAATACATCCAATAATAGCATGCTTTTCTGATTCTGATTTAAGAGTTAGGTATTACGCTTGTGAGAGCCTTTATAATGTAGTTAAAGTAGCTAGGGGTGCTGTATTACCTCAGTTCACAGATATTTTTGCAGCTTTAAGTAAATTAGCATGCGATTCggaacaaaatataaaaactgcTACAGAATTACTTGATAGGCTTATGaag gaTATTGTAACAGAAAGTGGTCTGTTTGATTTAGTTGGTTTTATGCCACAGTTAAGAGAACGTATTTATACTAAAAATACGTTTGGTAGACAATTTGTTATAGCATGGGTATCTGTCTTAGATGCTGTACCCAATATggattttattacatttttaccTGAAATACTTGATGGATTATTTAGAATTTTAGAGGATCCGACACCAGAAATTAAAAGGACAACAGATATAGTTCTTGGTGAATTTTTACGTAGTATAAAATCGAATCCAGCAGGAGTAGACTTCTCAggaatgattaatattttaattactcaTGCTCAAAGTACTGATGAACTACTGCAGTTAACAGCAATAACTTGGATTAAAGAATTTGTACAACTTTCTGGTCCAGTTATGTTACCATACATGTCTGGAATACTTGTTGCAGTGTTACCATGCTTAGCATATGATGgagatacaagaaaaaatattaaagaaactGCAACTCAAGTTAATgcaaatttaatgaaattaataataatggaaaattcagatgtttcaaataaagttttgataaatgaaagtaatattaattctaCTAAGGAAGCAAAAG ataGTAGTCAAAGTTGTTCTTTGGCTGAAAGTCTAGATCTGTCTAGTTTGGTAGAAGTTCTCATCAAACATTTAATGTATATGTCTGTCCAAACTAAAGTTGCTGTTTTAAAATGGCTTCATCATTTGTTTACAAATATTCCACATAAAATGTTTGATCACATAGAAgtattatttccaattttaatGAGATCTTTAAGTGATAATTCAGATGATGTAGTACAACAAACTTTAGTTGTAATGGCCGAAATAATTAGTTCAAAATCTCCAGAAGCAATTACAGTCGATTATCGTAATGAAgtgcaaaataaatattttacaaagtttattgtaaatttattaagacTATTTTCAACTGATAGACATTTATTAGAAGAAAGAGGTGCTTTCATCATAAGAGAATTGTGTGTATTACTTAGTgctgaagatatatataaaacattagcAAAAATATTGTTgtatgaagaaaatttaagtTTTGCATGTACTATGATACAAactttaaatatcattttgcTAACAAGTTctgaattatttgatttaagaaataaattaaaggatTTGGATTCTTCA GAAAGTTGCGATTTATTCCAATGTCTTTATGAATCTTGGTGTCATAATCCAGTTGCAACTGTAGCTTTATGTCTTCTATCACAACTTTATCCCCATGCACTTAACATTATCAAGTCATT tGAAAATATCGAAGTTACTGTTGAATTTTTGACAGAAATAGACAAATTAGTACAACTTATTGAATCACCTATATTTACAT atttacgTTTGCAGCTACTAAATAGAGAGGAcaatattgatttaatttatgtattatatggtTTGCTAATGATACTTCCTCAAAGTGAAGCATACGCAACTTTACAGCGACGACTGTCTGCAATTCCTCCAGCAACAAAACCATTGAGTCTTAAAAACAGTAAAGCATCCAATAAGCAACAATTGAACTTTATTGAGCTACTATATCATTTTCATGCTGTCCAAGATAAACACAAAGAACATAAACATAAACAAAGATTAACTTCACTAGttgaaagaaatacaaatcAAGTtgatgtataa